A region of the Pseudoprevotella muciniphila genome:
CAATTCAAGATCTCTTGGATACAAATCTATCTATACCAGAATATCAACGTCCATATAGGTGGAATCTGAAAAACGTAGAACAACTTTTAAATGACATATTCAAAAATCAAAGTGATGGTCATAATGTATATTTGATAGGCACTGTTATTGTTCATAAAAAAGAAGATACATTTTACTTGGTTGATGGTCAGCAACGAATTACAACTTTAGTTCTTCTTCTAAAGGCACTTTACTATCAAGGGAATTTACCATCTTTAAAATATAATCATAGTGACTCTTTTATCCATATACAGGAGAATTTTTCCTTTATTGAAAAGTGGCTTTCATATAACATAAAGGAAAGAGATGCATTCAAGGATTATATTCTCAAATCATGCCAAGTGGTTCGCATTGTGGTAAATAAACTTAATGAAGCATTCCAAATGTTTGAGTCACAGAATGGTCGCGGCAAAGAACTAGAAGCTTATAATTTATTAAAGGCGTATCATATTAGAGCCATGTCAAATGATTCCCGTGCGAGCAAAATAGAATATGACAAGCAATGGGAATCAGCTGCAATGTATAGTCGTAATGGATACAGAAACGATTTGCTGCGGCAGTTGTTCAATGAACAGCTGTTTAGAACAAGAAAATGGACTCGTGCAGAAGATGCTTATGAGTTCTCGAAGAAAGAAATTGAAGAATTCAAGGGTGTAACCATCACCAAAGACAGTCAGTTAGATTTTGCCTATCAAAATGTACTAATTCAACAAGAAATAGCAAGACAATATATGCTCACTATGAATCCTAGTCTGTTTAAAATAAAGAACAGATTTATTCATGGTGATCCAAATAATATTAATCCATTTGTATCGATGACCCAGTTAATATTAAATGGAAGTTCTTTCTTTGAATTCGTTGAATCATACGTTGAGATATACAAGAGATTATTTGTTTATTTGTCTTCCTCCCAACTTTATGATTTCAAGCAATTTTATTTAGAACATTGTCGGTATTCAGGCTATAATCGAAGAAAAGGTGATGGTTATATCCGTGAAGTATATAAGTCGGCCATTATGTTTTTATTTGATAGGTTTGGAGAGTTGGGTGTCAGAAATTATTATCGTGATATTTATATATGCCTTTACAAATTTCGTCTGACGCATAAACAGGTTCGTTATGAAACAATGGCCAAAAAAGGTAATGTGGCTTGGATTTTTCAGCTGATATCTAATTCGAAAAGTCTATCAGACCTTGTTGAATTAACAAAAGTTTCGCGTTCTATATGTTCAAATATTGAACATGAGATGAAATACTCTATTGATGAAGTTTTTTCTGTATTCAAATAAATAGTTACAATGAATAAAATTAATAAAACCATATCACAAATTTGGGATGACAACTATGTCGTGCCTATCTATCAGCGTAATTATGCTTGGGGTGAAGAACAAATAACACAGTTATTGCAGGATATATATGATGCCAGCAAAACCGAAGACTCAAATTACTTCATTGGCAGTCTTGTCGTCATGTTAAGAACAGATGGCATTTTTGAGGTCATTGATGGTCAACAAAGACTTACAACTCTTCATTTGATATGCAAAAAACTTGGAATACTTAACCAGTCTCATCTGTCATATGATTCGCGCCCAGAGGTTGAGGACTTTTTCAATAATTTATTTGCTTCCAAATCATGCGACGAATTCCTTGAGGATTGCTCAAAACGTGATACCAGAAAGATATATCATCTGGTTGAAGCTTTAGATATACTTGAAAACGCAAGTTTGCACACCAATGCTGGTCATGATGATGACACAGTCGTTAGTCTTAATTCTATGGATGAAAGAGTCAGGAACAGAATGGCTGAATATCTTAACAACAATGTTATTCTTGTAAGAATTATCTTACCAGATGATACGGATGTCGCAGCTTATTTTGAAATTATGAATAATCGTGGGGAGCAATTACAAGAACATGAGATAGTGAAAGCACTTATGATGAAATCATTGAAAAAAAATCAACGACAAGTGTTTGCAACTATATGGGATGCATGTTCACAGATGAATATCCCTATACAGCGTTCTTTGTCTTCTTTGCGGAACAACAATGACCCCATTTTTGGTCGTGAATATGACAATCTTTGCGAGGATTGTATTCATAAGTATAGTCTAAGTGATTCTAAGGAAGAACTCCTTTCTATAGATGATATTCTTGAAACAAAAAGCAATATGGGATTTGCAAGTAACGATGATAATCCAGAAGAAACTGAATATAATGCCATCATAGATTTTCCTAACTTTTTGATGCTCGTATTTAAAACATATGACAGTAATTGCCAACTAAATTCAAATTATTTGCAAGAGACCTAT
Encoded here:
- a CDS encoding DUF262 domain-containing protein gives rise to the protein MKEITKEEFEKYVQQEFPNTPSRYEDDYCFIQAGSSLGENLHYELNAGKIHLDIEGQHWRPIRNYLWDHVVDSRVSDSHWGRYGCRWTLDKNIESKEDVEQGFLQMKRIMEPHILKFERLNSQKNNAQESLLDSISASFYTIQDLLDTNLSIPEYQRPYRWNLKNVEQLLNDIFKNQSDGHNVYLIGTVIVHKKEDTFYLVDGQQRITTLVLLLKALYYQGNLPSLKYNHSDSFIHIQENFSFIEKWLSYNIKERDAFKDYILKSCQVVRIVVNKLNEAFQMFESQNGRGKELEAYNLLKAYHIRAMSNDSRASKIEYDKQWESAAMYSRNGYRNDLLRQLFNEQLFRTRKWTRAEDAYEFSKKEIEEFKGVTITKDSQLDFAYQNVLIQQEIARQYMLTMNPSLFKIKNRFIHGDPNNINPFVSMTQLILNGSSFFEFVESYVEIYKRLFVYLSSSQLYDFKQFYLEHCRYSGYNRRKGDGYIREVYKSAIMFLFDRFGELGVRNYYRDIYICLYKFRLTHKQVRYETMAKKGNVAWIFQLISNSKSLSDLVELTKVSRSICSNIEHEMKYSIDEVFSVFK
- a CDS encoding DUF262 domain-containing protein, with the protein product MNKINKTISQIWDDNYVVPIYQRNYAWGEEQITQLLQDIYDASKTEDSNYFIGSLVVMLRTDGIFEVIDGQQRLTTLHLICKKLGILNQSHLSYDSRPEVEDFFNNLFASKSCDEFLEDCSKRDTRKIYHLVEALDILENASLHTNAGHDDDTVVSLNSMDERVRNRMAEYLNNNVILVRIILPDDTDVAAYFEIMNNRGEQLQEHEIVKALMMKSLKKNQRQVFATIWDACSQMNIPIQRSLSSLRNNNDPIFGREYDNLCEDCIHKYSLSDSKEELLSIDDILETKSNMGFASNDDNPEETEYNAIIDFPNFLMLVFKTYDSNCQLNSNYLQETYNNLQRIDSMDFIGKMLKYRTVFDRFVVKTTGSEGDDEYIHWIMKKPYKDNKGSLRFRNTFSTANDEPDENEAENDVQKRIVKQLSMLQVTFRNKKYKNWLFDYLQFLCDSKIEDISAVKIIEFLDKWMLKFYNQLLKDTADSKVWAFESLGVDTPHFLFNFIDYLYWVESRNQKPEHHISYIDEVQDFDFKYYNSVEHHLPQSYENIDEVNIDNIGNLFLISRSGNSSLNDKAPKEKARIVQGLSPKRRIMYTMTQNSDGVWNRKSIEKHCEDIKELLKISSDILNIKV